Proteins from a genomic interval of Acetobacterium woodii DSM 1030:
- a CDS encoding ABC transporter ATP-binding protein, which yields MNNDYIVKMENITKVFGKVKALDHVEFSLKKGEVHAILGENGAGKSSLMNVLNGIYMPDEGSIEVKGQNVNISSPKIALDLGIGMLPQHYKLVDVFSALENVAAGSRKTTPFLNKKKILDEMGKLIDQLGMDIDPLKKVYEMAVAEKQSLEIFKVLYRGADILILDEPTAVLTPQEIKNLFKIIRKMVETGCSVIIITHKLEEVMEISDRITIMRKGTTIQTVNKKETTAQELAGLMVGDVMELNVPFVEVERGKKCLEVKSITAIDQNKVPVLDHVSFDLYAGEILGIAGIAGSGQKELCEGIAGLYHIKSGEIFFEGENIVGKNPEKISQMGISLSFVPEDRLGMGLVSTMDIIDNVLLKDYRNKKGLGISRDISRSKAEALVERLNVSTPAIENHAVSLLSGGNIQKVLLGREIELEPKLMITAYATRGLDVGSSQIIYDLLNEQKAKMKPIMYVGEDLDVLMSLCDRILVLCEGKVTGIVNPRKTTKEAIGLMMSGIMSEGEEECSTL from the coding sequence ATGAATAATGATTATATCGTTAAAATGGAAAACATCACAAAGGTTTTTGGTAAAGTCAAAGCCCTGGATCATGTGGAATTTTCATTAAAAAAGGGAGAAGTGCATGCCATTCTGGGAGAGAATGGGGCTGGTAAAAGTTCACTGATGAATGTTTTAAACGGCATTTATATGCCTGATGAAGGATCCATTGAAGTGAAAGGACAAAACGTCAATATCAGCTCACCTAAAATCGCTTTGGATTTAGGAATTGGTATGTTGCCGCAACATTATAAATTGGTAGATGTTTTTTCGGCACTGGAAAATGTTGCTGCCGGGAGTCGTAAGACGACCCCTTTTTTAAATAAGAAAAAGATTTTAGATGAGATGGGGAAATTGATCGATCAGTTGGGAATGGATATTGATCCGCTAAAAAAGGTTTATGAGATGGCGGTTGCTGAAAAGCAGAGTCTTGAAATCTTTAAGGTGTTATACCGTGGTGCTGATATTTTAATTCTTGATGAACCAACCGCGGTGCTGACGCCACAGGAAATTAAAAATCTCTTTAAAATTATCAGAAAAATGGTTGAAACGGGTTGTTCGGTGATTATCATTACTCATAAGCTGGAAGAGGTTATGGAAATTAGTGATCGGATTACCATCATGCGTAAAGGAACCACGATTCAGACGGTTAATAAAAAAGAAACAACCGCTCAGGAATTGGCGGGATTAATGGTTGGTGATGTCATGGAACTTAATGTCCCCTTTGTTGAAGTCGAACGCGGGAAAAAATGTTTGGAAGTTAAGTCGATTACCGCTATTGATCAGAATAAGGTGCCCGTTTTAGATCATGTCAGCTTTGACCTTTATGCCGGGGAAATTTTGGGAATTGCCGGCATTGCTGGCAGCGGTCAAAAAGAATTATGTGAAGGGATTGCTGGTTTGTATCATATCAAATCAGGAGAAATATTTTTTGAAGGCGAAAATATTGTTGGCAAAAATCCAGAGAAAATCAGCCAAATGGGTATCAGCTTAAGTTTTGTACCGGAGGATCGTCTGGGGATGGGTCTGGTTTCGACGATGGATATTATTGATAATGTTTTATTAAAAGATTATCGTAATAAGAAGGGTTTGGGTATTTCACGTGATATTTCGCGGAGTAAAGCCGAAGCGCTGGTTGAACGTTTGAATGTCTCAACACCGGCGATCGAAAACCACGCAGTCAGTTTATTGTCCGGGGGAAATATTCAAAAAGTATTGCTGGGGCGGGAAATTGAATTAGAACCAAAACTGATGATAACGGCCTATGCAACACGAGGACTCGATGTGGGATCATCACAGATTATTTACGACTTACTGAATGAACAAAAAGCCAAAATGAAACCGATCATGTATGTTGGCGAAGATTTAGATGTCTTAATGAGTCTCTGTGATCGCATTCTGGTTTTATGCGAAGGCAAGGTGACCGGAATTGTTAATCCCCGAAAAACGACAAAAGAAGCAATCGGATTGATGATGTCCGGAATAATGAGTGAAGGAGAAGAAGAATGCTCCACGTTGTAA
- a CDS encoding ABC transporter permease: MLHVVKKDAPKTQEKIIVRVLAVVAALMVASIIVVFAGANPIELYIGIFQGCFGGLHRFAATIEKMVPLLVLSLGVMVAFKMRFWNIGAEGQFLMGAVGTTLVVRTLPDLPLPLMLICMIVVSFIFGAIWLMIPAFFKARFGTNETLFTLMLNYIALTLVTALQYDFWKDPAANGMPKIANLPDNALLPSASGFNLSILMAVIIVIAMYYFMNRSKIGFEIEVLGESENTARYIGINITKTVLIAALISGGLCGMVGMMQTAGVSGALSVEITGGLGFTAIIVAWLSGLRVPFIVFNSFAFAVLLQGASYIQTAFQIPGSVAEMIQAIILFFILGSEFVLQYRFVSDKSKSEVA, encoded by the coding sequence ATGCTCCACGTTGTAAAAAAAGACGCTCCCAAAACGCAAGAGAAAATAATCGTCCGTGTTTTAGCGGTGGTCGCCGCATTAATGGTGGCATCGATTATTGTTGTTTTTGCTGGAGCTAATCCGATTGAATTATATATTGGCATTTTTCAAGGATGTTTTGGCGGTCTCCATCGATTTGCCGCCACGATTGAGAAAATGGTTCCCTTGCTGGTGTTGTCGCTGGGGGTAATGGTGGCTTTTAAAATGCGTTTCTGGAATATTGGCGCCGAAGGTCAGTTTTTGATGGGGGCCGTAGGAACGACGCTAGTCGTTCGGACCCTGCCGGATTTACCATTACCGCTTATGCTGATCTGTATGATTGTGGTTTCATTTATATTTGGGGCCATTTGGTTAATGATACCAGCTTTTTTCAAAGCTCGATTTGGCACCAATGAAACGTTGTTTACATTGATGTTAAATTATATTGCGTTGACCCTGGTAACCGCGTTGCAATATGATTTTTGGAAAGACCCGGCAGCTAACGGAATGCCTAAAATTGCTAATCTTCCCGATAATGCCTTGTTGCCCAGTGCCAGCGGTTTTAATTTGAGTATTCTGATGGCGGTTATTATTGTCATAGCAATGTATTACTTCATGAATCGATCAAAAATCGGATTCGAAATTGAGGTGTTGGGAGAAAGTGAAAATACTGCCCGCTACATTGGGATTAATATCACCAAAACAGTTTTGATTGCGGCTCTCATCAGTGGCGGTTTATGCGGCATGGTGGGGATGATGCAGACCGCCGGAGTCAGTGGGGCTCTTTCCGTTGAAATTACTGGCGGTTTGGGTTTTACGGCGATCATAGTCGCTTGGCTTTCAGGTCTTAGAGTACCGTTTATCGTATTTAACTCGTTTGCTTTTGCGGTGCTTTTACAGGGGGCTTCGTATATTCAGACGGCTTTTCAAATACCTGGTTCAGTGGCCGAAATGATTCAGGCGATTATTTTGTTCTTTATTTTAGGGAGTGAATTTGTATTACAATACCGATTTGTTTCCGATAAATCGAAAAGTGAGGTTGCTTAA